A stretch of the Pseudomonas sp. ACM7 genome encodes the following:
- a CDS encoding AraC family transcriptional regulator — protein MAGLSVHPMPGAGTGLDLSRLCQTPVFTSRSRQESHRLLARELVEHDLSWRSGNVDTAFFRAEVGRCQLFVLRYGAEVEVRPRPFTDFVLMQMPLRGRASIECDGLELELEAGQVAVLSPNRQARLVWHSGCEQLLLKVPRSLLRLMQERLVDEGGLAADFSLPPAYRLDTGQARGWLRLVDDLLEQLGASAGEPVHAHWLRHLEESLPLFLLTHPPKVDGSPMAVVESPAQRQALRQLHKIEDLMRSRLGDALSLGELAAAAGMSERSLNTLCQRCYGQTPMERLRNLRLEAVRDRLLGRCDVSITEVALEHGFGHLGRFARYYRERFGELPHQTAAIR, from the coding sequence ATGGCTGGGCTATCGGTTCACCCTATGCCAGGCGCTGGCACGGGGCTTGATCTGTCGAGGTTGTGCCAGACACCGGTCTTTACCAGCCGCTCGCGGCAAGAAAGTCATCGGCTGCTCGCCCGTGAGTTGGTCGAACACGATCTGAGTTGGCGCAGCGGCAATGTCGACACGGCGTTTTTTCGCGCTGAAGTGGGGCGTTGCCAATTGTTTGTCCTGCGTTATGGCGCCGAGGTTGAGGTACGGCCACGGCCTTTTACCGATTTCGTCTTGATGCAGATGCCTTTGCGCGGGCGGGCGAGTATCGAGTGCGACGGGCTGGAGCTGGAGCTGGAGGCGGGTCAGGTGGCCGTGCTTTCGCCCAATCGACAGGCGCGACTGGTCTGGCACAGTGGCTGCGAACAGTTGCTGCTCAAGGTGCCGCGCTCATTGTTGAGGCTGATGCAGGAACGGCTGGTGGACGAAGGCGGGCTGGCCGCCGATTTCAGCTTGCCACCCGCGTACCGGCTCGACACCGGTCAGGCGCGTGGCTGGTTGCGTTTGGTCGATGATTTGCTTGAGCAACTGGGGGCCAGCGCGGGCGAGCCGGTGCATGCGCACTGGTTGCGACATCTGGAAGAAAGCCTGCCGCTGTTCCTGCTGACCCATCCACCGAAAGTCGACGGGTCGCCGATGGCGGTCGTTGAGTCGCCGGCACAGCGCCAGGCCTTGCGGCAGTTGCATAAGATCGAAGACTTGATGCGCAGTCGTCTGGGTGACGCACTATCCTTGGGCGAACTGGCAGCTGCGGCGGGGATGAGCGAGCGCAGCCTCAACACCCTGTGCCAGCGCTGTTACGGACAAACGCCCATGGAGCGGTTGCGCAACCTGCGGCTTGAAGCGGTGCGTGATCGTTTGCTCGGTCGTTGCGACGTGAGCATTACCGAAGTCGCCCTGGAACATGGCTTTGGCCATCTCGGGCGTTTCGCCCGTTATTACCGTGAACGCTTTGGCGAACTCCCGCATCAGACGGCTGCCATCAGATAA
- a CDS encoding AraC family transcriptional regulator, translated as MSTSPDVHVRDIRIERYDLNGARQWMAGICGPHLLKTSHPNRIQFHHSGNVLKSMSTTLGMIEYGTDVTVGIEDAEHLSSYSLSLPLVGEQHLSKSGCQVTSDRDCAIIVSPHENQELTINGDCRKIQVVITRAAMRKSLEDMLQRPLETPLRFEPVMDAVNGSSASWWRMARYFIGELERSRELYDQTFFTRDIESSLIKGLILAQPNNYSEELRDVLGVKLPHYLIRAKQYIHENAREALHLEDIEAISGVSRFKLFEGFKKYFGMSPMAYLKKHRLGAVRQEILEDNSARNISVIAMGWGFTHLGRFSSEYRKLFDETPSTTLQRNEARRNRSL; from the coding sequence ATGAGTACAAGTCCTGATGTACATGTTCGTGACATTCGTATCGAGCGTTATGACCTCAATGGTGCGCGGCAGTGGATGGCCGGGATCTGTGGGCCGCATCTGCTCAAGACCAGCCATCCCAATCGCATTCAGTTCCATCACAGCGGCAATGTACTCAAATCTATGTCCACCACGCTGGGGATGATCGAGTACGGCACCGACGTCACGGTCGGCATCGAAGACGCCGAACACCTGAGCAGCTACAGCCTCAGTCTGCCCCTCGTCGGTGAACAGCACTTGAGCAAGAGCGGCTGTCAGGTAACGTCTGATCGGGACTGCGCAATCATCGTGTCGCCTCACGAAAACCAGGAACTGACGATCAACGGTGATTGCCGCAAGATCCAGGTCGTCATAACCCGCGCGGCCATGCGCAAATCCCTTGAAGACATGTTGCAGCGACCCTTGGAAACCCCCTTGCGTTTCGAACCGGTGATGGACGCCGTCAACGGTTCTTCTGCCTCCTGGTGGCGCATGGCGCGCTACTTTATCGGCGAACTGGAGCGCAGCCGCGAGCTGTATGACCAGACGTTTTTCACACGCGACATCGAGAGTTCGCTGATCAAGGGGTTGATCCTCGCCCAGCCGAATAACTACTCCGAAGAGTTGCGCGATGTGCTCGGCGTCAAGTTGCCGCACTACCTGATTCGCGCCAAGCAGTACATCCACGAAAATGCCCGCGAAGCGCTGCACCTGGAAGACATTGAGGCGATTTCCGGTGTGTCGCGGTTCAAGCTGTTCGAAGGTTTCAAGAAATACTTCGGCATGTCGCCGATGGCGTATCTGAAGAAGCACCGGCTGGGTGCTGTGCGCCAGGAAATCCTCGAGGACAATTCGGCGCGCAACATTTCGGTGATCGCCATGGGGTGGGGATTCACCCACTTGGGACGGTTCTCCAGCGAGTATCGCAAGCTGTTCGATGAAACCCCGAGCACTACCCTGCAACGTAACGAAGCTCGCCGAAACCGGTCGCTTTGA
- a CDS encoding OprD family porin, with translation MFQASWFTCCVQTASLAGIITPMMAQADFVEDSHLALGLRNFYIDRDFKGENPKNSRVGSWTQGFDLRFISGYTEGPLQFGLDASMQYAYRLDGGGGRGPDSIIPYSVSKQEQATDYGRGGYTAKVRHSKTELKYGEHRPTLPVAYTDDSRQLVTTYHGTLIESKEVDKLTLTGGRLTEISGRESSNSEKMYLFNGPDVQRRSDGLNFGGASYAFTPALTGTYFYGQLEDIYRQHYLGATYLADLGGGYALKTDLRYFNNKEDGDALYGRIDNRSYGAMTTVRKGAHSFGLGYQRMLGDSTFPTLNGYAPQPYLVNWSAIAFVKPNEKSWQARYDFDFAGVGVPGLKLMTRYMRGTDIDRGALSDNSESERNIYLSYVVQEGPLKNLGVELRNINVKFRHGNDFDENRLITTYTWKFW, from the coding sequence ATGTTTCAAGCGAGTTGGTTTACCTGTTGCGTGCAGACGGCCAGCCTGGCCGGAATAATTACACCGATGATGGCCCAGGCGGATTTCGTTGAGGACAGCCATTTGGCGCTGGGCTTGCGCAACTTTTATATCGATCGCGACTTCAAGGGCGAAAACCCGAAGAATTCCCGCGTCGGCAGCTGGACCCAGGGCTTCGACCTGCGCTTCATCTCGGGCTACACCGAGGGGCCGCTGCAGTTTGGCCTGGATGCTTCGATGCAGTACGCCTACCGGCTCGACGGCGGTGGTGGCAGGGGGCCTGACAGCATCATTCCCTATAGCGTCAGCAAGCAAGAGCAAGCGACCGACTATGGCCGTGGCGGCTACACTGCGAAGGTGCGCCATTCCAAAACCGAGTTGAAATACGGTGAGCATCGGCCAACGCTGCCGGTGGCCTACACCGACGATTCGCGGCAACTGGTCACCACGTATCACGGCACCCTGATCGAGTCCAAGGAGGTGGACAAGCTGACGCTGACGGGCGGGCGCTTGACCGAAATCAGCGGTCGCGAATCCTCCAACAGCGAAAAAATGTACTTGTTCAACGGGCCTGACGTACAACGCCGCAGCGACGGTTTGAACTTTGGCGGTGCCAGCTACGCGTTCACGCCGGCGCTGACCGGGACCTATTTCTACGGTCAGTTGGAAGACATCTATCGCCAGCATTATCTGGGTGCAACCTACCTGGCAGACCTGGGCGGCGGTTACGCTTTGAAAACCGATTTGCGTTATTTCAACAACAAGGAAGATGGCGACGCCCTGTACGGTCGCATCGATAACCGCTCCTATGGCGCCATGACCACCGTGCGCAAAGGTGCACACTCCTTTGGCCTGGGTTATCAGCGGATGCTCGGCGACAGCACGTTCCCGACCCTGAATGGTTACGCGCCGCAGCCTTACCTGGTGAACTGGTCCGCCATCGCTTTCGTCAAACCCAACGAAAAATCCTGGCAGGCACGCTATGACTTCGATTTCGCTGGTGTGGGTGTGCCGGGTTTGAAGCTGATGACGCGTTACATGCGCGGCACCGACATCGATCGCGGCGCCCTCAGCGACAACAGCGAATCGGAGCGAAATATCTACCTGTCCTACGTGGTTCAGGAAGGCCCGCTGAAGAACCTTGGCGTCGAACTGCGCAACATCAACGTCAAGTTCCGACACGGTAATGACTTCGACGAAAACCGCCTTATCACCACCTACACCTGGAAATTCTGGTAA